The following DNA comes from Pomacea canaliculata isolate SZHN2017 linkage group LG10, ASM307304v1, whole genome shotgun sequence.
TATGTtattccatttaaaaataaatgatgttaGCTCCATACAAAACTTACTCCCTCACATAGGAATATAAGGaacaataaaatcattaataagAATAAACTTACCAGTTGACCAATGTCATATCCCCAAGGCAAAAAAAGAATGCCTGTATTATATTTCTCCCAGTGGGAAGTGATGAAGCACAGCATAATGCCAATCATAACCAAGTATACACGGTACACAGAAACTCCATATTCTCCACGCCCAAATATAGAGTACAGGCCAACAGGCAGGAAGAATGCTGCCCAGCTATCAAGCCCATGATCAAACAGTTCGCCCAGCGGGGAGCTGGATTTGGTGCGGCGTGCTTGTTTACCATCAATTCCATCTGAAATAAATTACCAATTATGTGATTATTAAGATGCCATGCAAGTTAGAAAATCTGCATAATATGCTAAATTAACAAAACCTGAACTTTCAAGCCTAACTTAAATGTGAATTAACAAGGAAAAGAATTCTAATAATTAATGAGGTGTGATATGTTAATATTTTCCACTAACACTCCTCCCGAGCAAAAGACTTGAACTCTTGCAATTACATCTGATAAATCCATCTATTCAAGAGCTTATGTTAATAATCCTATAGagttcattatttatttcaaaagaccTATTTGATCACCAGAAACTAATTCAGGACTGTAAGATCTTGAAGTCACCAACAAGACAAGAAATTATATCTACATAGGTAGCAATTAATTTTAGTTAAAACAATCGATCAGTTTCACACAATTTACGAAATAGCAAACTGCTGGTAtcagcaaaaagtaaaataaatgtaaacaacacaagTTAGTTACATGTTATGATACAAGAATTTTATTAACCATGAGTTAAATCAATGCAGTGACACCAGCCAATAAATATTACCTAATCCCTATGTATGAAATGGTTTACATCTTTCCAACTAACAGCTCACctaatgtgtgtgaaagaaagttaTTGAGAGCTGCCATAAGCCAAACCCAGTTAGGGATGGGTGGACTCTCTAGATGGTCCCTACTGGAGGCATAAAAGTGTGGATCATAGAATGTCAGCACTGCAAAGTTAACAATGAGTAGCACGAAGCCAGAAAATGTCAGGAGATTTGGAGCAACCCACACTGGCACCAGctgaaaagtattaaaatttttgATGCTTTAAGAaaagtacattaaaataattcagGTACATTAAACCTAAGCATCAtctttaaaataagtaaaaataaaaaaccactCTTCGATACTATTTTGCAATGGATTTCAGGATTCAAACAGTGTGAGATAATGTGTTAAATcacatttgtaaaaatatggtCCAAGGTAATATAATCATTAtgttattaaaagtaaataGGAGTAAAGTTTCTCTACATTTCTAAGATAGCATATTCTCCTGAAAAATGTCTCAATCATGAGTATAAAGAAACAGAACTTCCAGACCAatggaaaacatgaaaaaacacACCTCTAGATTTTAATTAAGCTTATAATAAATCCCAGGTAACAGATCCTAAATCCTTGTGTAAAAAACATACATTATCTAATAAATTGGTATTTTACCTAGCTAAGGCAAACAGCACTATGGAAAACTGAAACATATCAAAGTTTATCCTCAATTTATTGTATAAGTTGGACAAAATAGCATTCACAAAAGCAATAAGTTACCTTAACTATCCTGTTCCAGAATGGATGGTAGATGTAGTTACTAATAGGACTCGTGTCAATGGCACtatactgaaaaataaacaaataatgcaTAACCCTTTACTGAAGGAAAAAAGTCTGTGTTCTAACAAATTTGGACATTTTGAGTTGGAccaaaatataagaaatttttgtatttaatgtaCAATAttcatgtcattaaaaaatgaaaaagatgtgAACACGAAACTTGTGATGATTAGACTGATCGCATGTCAGTCTGCCTTAGATTATAATGAAGTTTCTTATATATCTTCATATTGTTTGATCATGTACAACGCCGGCGTGACCAAGTGTTTAGTTAAACAATGTTTAACAAGGCAATAATACATatcacatgtatttatattaaaGCCGATCAAATccaaatttttgtttaacttaAATATTGTAGACGCCAGCTAACATTTATTTGACAGTACCTTGTAATTATCGAATCCATCCAGGACTTCTTTCTGCAGATAATCGTGTATCGCCATGCTTCAGACTTTCGACAAACTGGAGACTTTCCTTTGATCTGATTGGTCTGAAAGATACCCGAGACAGAAAATGTAGCCAATGGTAATTGCGTTCATATGGCTTCACACCTCACACGTGAACATATGGGTCAAagttgaaaaataaagattcaTCGAAGCGTGCACATCATGGCCGATCCAACCCGGTATAAgatattttccttattttctaaGCAACGttgtaatttgaaaataaagaataatttgtAAGATTGACGTGCAGTATATTTTCAAATAGCGCAAggctgaaacataaaaatagcaTCGATCTTTACTATTCAAGTGAGACATAAATCTATATACACTACTGCTAGCTAATGGCTACAATTAATAACTGTAGAGGCATTTTTCAAGCTCAGAAGggtaaattattaaaatatttttacaaatttcagTATAAAGAAAAGCGTTATAAATCGGTATAAACCGATCGGTAAGTTGGGGGAAGTGGGCGTGGCTGAGATGATGGTGTGACCGGAGACGCACTCGCTATCTGGTGCACTTATCTATAGCTGCgacagaagaaaattataaaattataaaactaaaatatttgtaggTCTATGATGGCTTATATATCAATGTTCATTTCTTCCTATACACATGTTTTGATACAGTCTTCAAAACTGAATTATATGAGGTAGATgaaggtgtgtgtatatgtgtgggtTGTAGATGGGTGCGGGTGAGTCACACATAAACTAGGAGCAGAAGTATGACAGTTTAATTAAAGCTATTTCCATCGCAGCACAATTATATTGGTAAAACTGTTAACAAAGGCCTATGGGTTTATCTCCCTGGTTATGCATATTATAAATTCAATCAGGTCTCTAGTCCAAGAGCAAATGTTACAATAGGCCAAGAGTATAATATGAAACTggacaaaataaagtttatgaAAAGCTAATCAAAGATGTCAGTTTATTCTCTTGTGAAGTTTGTTTTAGGAGGAAATCATAACCCGATGTAACAGATGATGAATcagtgttatttgtttatttttttgtatgtattattttaatcttttcccCATAACAAGTagggtttggtttgtttgtttatatagaTTCAGTCCAGACAAAGAACTGTCAGAAATTCTTACAAAGCTATGGGAGATTGACACCAACAAATGCTACCCAGGAGTGGAATATGAAATAAATCTACAAGGTGTGTAAAGGttattttaaatcataatttttaatCAGGTACTGCTCCATGCTttcttatatttattgttttaggtTATTGTGAATCTCAAATACACATTTATCAGAAAACTTATAATgaataatacatatttttttaaataaattatgtggTAGACAATCTAGTACAAAACTGAATGCAAGCTCTCAcccccctctcacacacacacatattcacataacTAAATTTGAGATTTTTGCTTTATGATATATGATGACTTTGCTTGTATTCTAATTTtcagtaaaacttttaaaatctttttaaattatgattttCATGTGTTTTCTTGGCAGGATTCATCAGAAATATAAGGGATACAAACACTGACAGTGCCTccaaaaatttgtttacatggGTGGATGAAGAGAAGCTATTTAAGAGAGAGACTTACAGGAGTAAGTTACTACTCACTGGAATAACTTTTAAAGTCCCAGAATTGTTTTCTTGTCACATGAGCTGGTTTAGAACATTTAACTTAAATTGTTGGGttcataaactttttaaaaaatgtgacaatCTGCATATGTTATAATATGCAtgtaagaaaaacagttttgtatATACAGCTTTCAGAAACCTGCTAGATAACTATGAAATGGATGTGACAAAGGAAGAATCTGTCACGTGGGAGGAACGTAAGGAAAACAGTGATTTCCTGGATGCCATTATGAAGACAAAAGTAATGCAGGAAGCTCATAAGTTTCTTGTGTCAAAAGGAGCTGCTCCCGTAGATGATGTCAAATTCAAAAAATTGCTCCATGACACCTGGTTCCAACTTTACAGACGTAAAGGTGCCAGGTAAGTAGGaatgcattaaatattttttttaaatggttgtaacactgaaaatgattttgtgaaGGATAAGGAATAAGGTAATGATTCATTATGAAGCAAAATTACGAACCCAGTTGCAAAGTAGCAGAGCGCCCAAAACGGTAGAGTTTACATTCTAATGAGTATCTGTTGTTAAATATCCTGTCTGTAAtcatagtaaaatattttgagtttttttttcaggggagacaattcaTGCAGTTTTGAGCATGTATTTGTAGGGGAGGGACGAGGAAATGAAATCATTGGTCTGCACAACTGGATTCAGTTCTATTTGCAAGAGAAGGCGGGCAACATCAACTACCATGGATTTTTCCGCCGAGAAACGGTTGGTCTTGGCGTGAGaaagaatatgtgtgtataagcTCACTTTCGATAAAGTGTGTGTAGGGATGCCTCCAAATGGGTATACCTATTAAAAAAGATGCATGAATCCATAATGATCTTGACTTCTTATTGGCTATCTTCTTCTTTTACTGCATGCTGTAAATGTCTAATGGCTCATATCTTAATTTCACCTACATGCTGAGGATTTTTTGTCATGCAGCACATTATCACATTGAACAGTGATGTGAGTTATACCTTCACAATATTGCAGGTGCGAGATGATGAGGTGGTGCGTCTGATTGCCATGCAGTTTGACTGGCGTGGAGTAGCTAGCAAACCCATGTGCAGCTGCTTTTGTTGGTTCGAGCCCGGAGTTTGAGGTTGCGGCATACACCATTTGCTTGCTGATAGATAAGGATGGCCATTCCAACTGCCAGATTGGTGAATATGAGATAGAACTGACTGTCCAAAGTTTTGGACAAGGACGACAACGCAAGCTAGGCACTGCCTATATGTCAGCTGCTAAACTCAAGTAATTTCA
Coding sequences within:
- the LOC112573301 gene encoding LOW QUALITY PROTEIN: poly(U)-specific endoribonuclease-B-like (The sequence of the model RefSeq protein was modified relative to this genomic sequence to represent the inferred CDS: deleted 1 base in 1 codon) gives rise to the protein MADPTRFSPDKELSEILTKLWEIDTNKCYPGVEYEINLQGFIRNIRDTNTDSASKNLFTWVDEEKLFKRETYRTFRNLLDNYEMDVTKEESVTWEERKENSDFLDAIMKTKVMQEAHKFLVSKGAAPVDDVKFKKLLHDTWFQLYRRKGARGDNSCSFEHVFVGEGRGNEIIGLHNWIQFYLQEKAGNINYHGFFRRETVRDDEVVRLIAMQFDWRGVASKPMCSAFVGSSPEFEVAAYTICLLIDKDGHSNCQIGEYEIELTVQSFGQGRQRKLGTAYMSAAKLK